The segment TTTACTTTGGAAAACTACTCACATGGAGCCGTTTATATAGACGTCAACAAGTATCGCACACCTCTTCACCTTACTAGGCGTTTGCTTTCATTGGGAAACGATAAAGAGGCTTATATAGATCTTCTGCGAAAGAAGGATAGATTTAGTGCACTGACATCGCCGCAGACCTTTCAGACTGCCATGTGCAAGATGTGCGAGTATTTGAGTCTCGACAAACCAGGACGATCAGATCTGGATATAGCAGACTGGTTCTATGGCCAGGATCATTGTCGTTCTCCTAAACAAATACATAAACCGGTTACCAGAAACAGCATCAACATGAAAGAAGCCCAGAAGTACTTAAACAAAGTGTGACaactgtaaatacatgtagcaactGTGATGATTGCATGTGTGGTACCGAAACAGCATACTCAGTCTTATTTGGATATtggttaaatttaaaaaaataattttaacatacatgtatagttgaTAAAATAAAGCGATGGAAACCTAACTAAATCTGTTAACCATGTAACCTAACTTTACTTGCATAATGGAGCGTTTCTGATACATTAACTAAGCATTGATCAACTTATGATGaatagttttttatttattgcaaagATATATTCATCTTGAAGTTCCTTCTGTCAaacttttgttcattttttaatctTCTGCTTTGACGTGTTAATCATTGCAGAGTGATTTCTTCaagtctttttgtgtttgttttattttttgtttcatttgtttATGATTATTTACAAGGCTACCAATAACTTATGGAATGGTCTTCACTGCACTTCAATGCATACATTCTAATGATCAATACAACATGCAAGCATAGTTCTTTGTTGATTAaatgatacttttttaaatacCCAGATTGTGAGGGGACTTGGTTGTCTGTGTTCTAAAATGTTGTACCGGTATATTGTCCGATATTTTCGTCAGTCGGTAATTATTCTCCTTAAAGACCCACGTATATTGCAACATGATGACTTGATCACCAACTCAAATCTAATAACACGCGAAGACAAGCTATTAATATGCTTCAGATACACACAGTGTCTGTGAAAAACCAAAGGACATACTTCGCAAGTCTTGTATGTATTGGATTAGTTGTTATTTTGTTTCAGTGTTTCCTTCTTAAGATTGTAATTGTTGGGACACCACGAAGTAAACCAGAAAACCCTATTGTTCACTCAGTCCTGTACTTTAACCCCCCTTCTCATGTTGATCCCCAACAATGGAGATTTTCAACATGTCGTATTCCTCATTGCCGATTTACAACCAAAAGAAGAGAGCTGAACACAAGCAAAGCAGTTATATTCCACCATACCCGGATGCCGGATTACCCTCCTCCCAAACCAAAAGACCAGAAGTGGATCTTCACATCCAAAGAGAGTCCAGTTTACACGCACAACACCAGTTTGTTACATGAATGGAACAAAAAATTTGATTGGATAATGTCCTACCGGAAGGATGGGGACTTCTATGACGGATATGGAGATCTCGTGCAGCGGGAACATTccatcaataaaaattattccgacatattttctcataaaaaattAGACGTGTCTTGGGCAGTAAGCAATTGCAAATCTCACAGTCAGCGAGAAGTGTATGTGAGAGAATTGATGAAGTACATTCCAGTCACTGTTTTTGGCAAATGTGGAAACAGGTATTGTGGTCCAAAGACGGACGATGAGAATGACCCTTGTCTCCATGTTGTCTCGCATAATTTCAAGTTCTATCTGGCGTTTGAAAATTCCTTGTGTGAAGACTACACGTCtgaaaaattctattttattttcctCTACGATATGCCCGTTATTCCGGTGGTACGCGGAGCTCTAAATGGTAAGATAAAACTTCCCCGAGGAACATTTATTGACACCAACGACTTTAAGTCGCCACAGCTTCTTGCAAAGTATCTCAAAGAAGTGGGAGACAGTAGTGAAGAGTACATTAAATTACTGAAGAAAAAGGATGAATATGTATCCAGGAGTATGTCTGAAATTTTTCAATCAGCACTTTGTAATTTATGTGAGAGACTTCATTTTGATAATAGTACGTCAGAGGCGTATGACATGAAAGAATGGTACTTTACAGATCAGTGCAAAGAACCAACTGATTTGAGTTTTTAATGAATGTCTGTCAATTTCACATTGTTTGAACCAGAGCTTGATTGAACACTGTACTGTTTCATGAAAGGAAGGCaaatgatacacatttaaatgaaTACCGATATGTGTTTAAAACACCTCGATCTTAAGCAGGTAATGCTTAATTTAAGCAGGTTATGCTTAATTTAgaaacgaaatcagtaacatcGCTATTTCGCCATGTTTATATCTTCCACTCGTCGCATCAAAAGTTGTCTGTTTTTCACGTG is part of the Magallana gigas chromosome 3, xbMagGiga1.1, whole genome shotgun sequence genome and harbors:
- the LOC105318043 gene encoding glycoprotein 3-alpha-L-fucosyltransferase A-like, which gives rise to MPDYPPPKPKDQKWIFTSKESPVYTHNTSLLHEWNKKFDWIMSYRKDGDFYDGYGDLVQREHSINKNYSDIFSHKKLDVSWAVSNCKSHSQREVYVRELMKYIPVTVFGKCGNRYCGPKTDDENDPCLHVVSHNFKFYLAFENSLCEDYTSEKFYFIFLYDMPVIPVVRGALNGKIKLPRGTFIDTNDFKSPQLLAKYLKEVGDSSEEYIKLLKKKDEYVSRSMSEIFQSALCNLCERLHFDNSTSEAYDMKEWYFTDQCKEPTDLSF